The genomic stretch CCTTCATTTCCTGGTAACGCTCGTCGAACGTGACGTTCACCACGTCGCCGCACGCGGCGAGGAACTCGCGGAAATTCCCGAAACCCAGATCGGCTTCGTCGAAGGAGGGAGCCAGTTGAATCATCTGCCACCGCAGCCAACGGCCGACGGCCGGCCGGTCGGCGAAGCGGTGCCGCTGCATGGCGCGCACCAATAGATCCTTGGCTTCCTGAATGTCCATGTCGCCGACCTGCTCCCGCAGGGAGTGCGGATCCTCGACGGCGATGGTGCGGTAAAAACGAAAGAGATTGCAGGCATGCACGAGGTGTTCGCTGGTGTGCTGCCGCGTCCCGATGCCGACCACCTTCTTGCCGTGCTTGCGCAGGTTGAGGATCAGCCCGGTGTAATCCGAATCCGACGCCACGATGACGAACGTGGTGATCTGCGGATAGAGAAACAGCGCCTCCATCGCGTCGGCGGTCAGCCGGATGTCGGCCGCGTTTTTGCGCTGCGTCCCGCGCGTGTAGATTTGCGCCAGGTCGACGTTGTTGCCCAACAGATTGTACATGTGCGGGTTGACGTAGTGCCAGTTCGAGTAAGCCCGTTTGATCGTCACCCGGCCGATGTTCTGGTCCACGTAATCCAGAACCTTGTTCATCTGAAACGGCTCGTCGCCAGCCTCCTCCACGGTCAATCGCATATTTTCAAAATCGATGAAAACAGCCGCGACATCCTTGGCGGGATCAAACAACGAGGGTGCTTCGGTGTCATTAAACATGTGTGATCTCCTTGATTAAACAATACATGATTAGAAAGAACGCCAAGTTCCATCCGACCCAGTAAACCTAAGTCATCCGGCGGAAGTGTCAACCATTTTCTGTTGCGGCCGCACTGGGGGGCAAAACGACTTGTCTCTGGATTTCCAGGAAGAAAAAAAGAGGGAAAAATGTCTATTATGGTTTGATATCAGGCACTTACGAAGCTAGCAGCGGGTGGACAACTGGTTTTGCAACAATTCCGACTTTGTGCTGTTTTGTGCAGCCGCTGCGCTATACGGCCATATAACCAAAATCCCCGTAAACAAAGAATAAAAACCATAATTTGGTAGCAACGGGATAAAACCTGGAGCGCGACAGGTCGGAAATATTTCCGACTAGGACGTAAGTGCTTGAGATATAGCGGTAAATCGCGATAAAAATGAGAATCGGAATGAAAATCGGAAAAATCCTTCATTCTAAAAAATGAATTAGGCCAATTTGACCAACTGTTAGTTATTATTAGTCTATCTTGTGAATAAACAGCCCTCACAGCTCCTCCATCCACCACCACCAGTGAGAGCGGGGGAACGATTCACGCCATAATTTGATGGTCTCGAAGCGCTCCTTGTTGCCAATCACCCAATCCTTTTGCTCGGTCAAGATGCGGCGTAGTTCGGCAAACTCAGTATGGTTGGCTTGCTCGGAAGCCTTTCCTTTGGCCAC from Myxococcales bacterium encodes the following:
- a CDS encoding NYN domain-containing protein, whose amino-acid sequence is MFNDTEAPSLFDPAKDVAAVFIDFENMRLTVEEAGDEPFQMNKVLDYVDQNIGRVTIKRAYSNWHYVNPHMYNLLGNNVDLAQIYTRGTQRKNAADIRLTADAMEALFLYPQITTFVIVASDSDYTGLILNLRKHGKKVVGIGTRQHTSEHLVHACNLFRFYRTIAVEDPHSLREQVGDMDIQEAKDLLVRAMQRHRFADRPAVGRWLRWQMIQLAPSFDEADLGFGNFREFLAACGDVVNVTFDERYQEMKVDLKERPATSLIAAEAAELNADLSHHIELEPEPEPEPETSEAAYRTVVSIAEPEPRQFGAMPPRMVFEERGYEAPPVFPTRPEDIKRSDYLRTLWEPRIYLYNREITQPVVAEIFRINGPGNPLSEYELEEFLLGAYAENSLGASGLPRYELTQKTIYAVQKLLFWAGVIRFLDDDEQVYWKNRKREIGGEFQGTDQVLERVDLQLARHFARFMPLVPEVLTSILQGGDTLEYARRIVARVGDPAPRENG